One segment of Strix aluco isolate bStrAlu1 chromosome 4, bStrAlu1.hap1, whole genome shotgun sequence DNA contains the following:
- the LOC141922333 gene encoding uncharacterized protein LOC141922333 isoform X2, which produces MPAAPGPGCQPCVLGEKGTLQRWGSPGVPPPAAGFPPPAAGTGWFLLHSSFSEQLPAGQAPPAWHWLCQSWGELRPAGTGFHWVSALQPCPASSAQADAQGLELAALAKNVLQCEQRPLQGPAVSPAAPSVRGQSWPGQAQGAAAVLVLPVPWEVLVAPAMLRGRACANNVWGRLILAPGEVHVPGGVSVPGRSGCSSFSSPVQLGLQLVFSSSLVVAPAGFHLQP; this is translated from the exons ATGCCGGCGGCTCCTGGGCCTGGCTGCCAGCCGTGtgtgctgggggagaaggggactCTGCAGCGCTGGGGATCTCCTGGGGTGCCCCCTCCTGCCGCTGggttccctcctcctgctgcaggcacCGGCTGGTTTCTTCTTCACAGCTCTTTCTCGGAGCAACTGCCGGCAGGACAGGCCCCTCCAGCCTGGCACTGGCTCTGCcagagctggggagagctcagACCAGCGGGGACTGGTTTCCACTGGGTCTCAGCCCTTCAGCCCTGCCCGGCATCATCTGCACAGGCAGATGCCCAAGGACTGGAGCTGGCAGCATTAG ctaaaaacGTGCTGCAGTGCGAGCAGAGGCCTCTCCAGGGACCCGCAGTGTCTCCTGCAGCCCCATCAGTGAGAGGGCAAAGCTGGCCTGGCCAGGCACAGGGAGCAGCAGCTGTCCTGGTGCTGCCGGTCCCTTGGGAGGTGTTGGTGGCCCCGGCGATGCTGCGTGGCCGTGCCTGTGCCAACAATGTGTGGGGAAGGCTCATCCTGGCACCAGGCGAGGTGCATGTGCCTGGTGGGGTGAGTGTCCCTGGGCG GTCTGGCTGCAGCTCGTTTTCATCTCCAGTGCAATTGGGTCTCCAGCTTGTCTTCAGTTCCAGTTTGGTTGTGGCCCCAG
- the LOC141922333 gene encoding uncharacterized protein LOC141922333 isoform X1 — protein MPAAPGPGCQPCVLGEKGTLQRWGSPGVPPPAAGFPPPAAGTGWFLLHSSFSEQLPAGQAPPAWHWLCQSWGELRPAGTGFHWVSALQPCPASSAQADAQGLELAALAKNVLQCEQRPLQGPAVSPAAPSVRGQSWPGQAQGAAAVLVLPVPWEVLVAPAMLRGRACANNVWGRLILAPGMDGRTDRGAPGRSQAACTCLEMLQGLHSSSTARLQVWLQLVFISSAIGSPACLQFQFGCGPSWFPSPAMTACAC, from the exons ATGCCGGCGGCTCCTGGGCCTGGCTGCCAGCCGTGtgtgctgggggagaaggggactCTGCAGCGCTGGGGATCTCCTGGGGTGCCCCCTCCTGCCGCTGggttccctcctcctgctgcaggcacCGGCTGGTTTCTTCTTCACAGCTCTTTCTCGGAGCAACTGCCGGCAGGACAGGCCCCTCCAGCCTGGCACTGGCTCTGCcagagctggggagagctcagACCAGCGGGGACTGGTTTCCACTGGGTCTCAGCCCTTCAGCCCTGCCCGGCATCATCTGCACAGGCAGATGCCCAAGGACTGGAGCTGGCAGCATTAG ctaaaaacGTGCTGCAGTGCGAGCAGAGGCCTCTCCAGGGACCCGCAGTGTCTCCTGCAGCCCCATCAGTGAGAGGGCAAAGCTGGCCTGGCCAGGCACAGGGAGCAGCAGCTGTCCTGGTGCTGCCGGTCCCTTGGGAGGTGTTGGTGGCCCCGGCGATGCTGCGTGGCCGTGCCTGTGCCAACAATGTGTGGGGAAGGCTCATCCTGGCACCAG ggatggatggacggacagacagaGGAGCCCCAGGAAGAAGCCaggctgcctgcacctgcctggAGATGCTGCAGGGACTGCACAGCTCCAGCACAGCACGGCTTCAG GTCTGGCTGCAGCTCGTTTTCATCTCCAGTGCAATTGGGTCTCCAGCTTGTCTTCAGTTCCAGTTTGGTTGTGGCCCCAG